A region from the Rheinheimera mangrovi genome encodes:
- the rarD gene encoding EamA family transporter RarD, with protein MTLSPAQKLGGAFAAGAYTLWGIAPLYFKQIDFVPAQEILIHRVVWSFVLLVLIVFAMQQWNKVQQILAQPKLVLALLGTSLILGGNWGLFIWAVNNHHMLDASLGYYINPLLNVLLGMFFLGERLRKFQWLALSLAVTGVVIQLVTFGSVPWIALTLAGTFALYGLFRKKLAIDAITGLFVESLLLLPLALYYWWQFADSSAADLSQNSWSLNLWLMAAGFVTTVPLLLFIAAAKRLQLSTMGFFQYIGPSFMFVFGVWLYNEPLTAAKLVTFGFIWLALIVYSLDAYLALRKKPAVQVL; from the coding sequence ATGACGTTAAGTCCTGCGCAAAAACTGGGTGGTGCTTTTGCCGCTGGCGCTTATACCTTGTGGGGCATAGCTCCGCTTTATTTTAAACAAATCGATTTTGTGCCTGCGCAGGAAATATTGATCCACCGCGTGGTTTGGTCTTTTGTCTTGCTGGTGTTGATCGTATTTGCAATGCAACAGTGGAACAAAGTGCAGCAGATTTTAGCCCAGCCTAAACTGGTGCTGGCGTTGTTAGGGACTTCGCTGATTTTAGGCGGAAACTGGGGCTTATTTATCTGGGCTGTGAATAACCATCATATGCTGGATGCCAGTCTTGGCTATTACATTAATCCCTTGCTGAATGTATTGCTGGGCATGTTTTTCCTCGGCGAGCGTTTGCGCAAATTTCAGTGGCTGGCTTTATCACTGGCTGTCACAGGCGTTGTCATTCAATTGGTGACTTTTGGTTCTGTGCCCTGGATAGCCCTGACTTTGGCCGGTACTTTTGCGCTTTATGGTTTGTTTCGGAAAAAGCTGGCGATCGATGCTATTACCGGGCTTTTTGTTGAATCTTTATTGTTGTTGCCGTTGGCTTTGTATTACTGGTGGCAGTTTGCCGACAGCAGTGCGGCTGATTTGAGTCAAAACAGCTGGAGTTTAAACTTATGGCTGATGGCCGCAGGTTTTGTCACTACAGTGCCTTTATTGCTATTTATCGCGGCGGCGAAGCGGTTGCAACTGTCAACTATGGGCTTTTTCCAGTACATAGGCCCAAGTTTTATGTTTGTATTTGGGGTTTGGCTTTATAACGAACCGCTGACGGCGGCAAAACTGGTGACCTTTGGTTTTATCTGGTTGGCGCTGATTGTTTATTCACTGGATGCCTATCTGGCTTTACGGAAAAAACCAGCAGTTCAGGTCCTTTAA
- a CDS encoding VOC family protein: protein MFRIAQIDHVVLRVKNLQLMLDFYQQVLGCTLERQETDLGLYQLRAGNSLIDLVPVEQPLGQQGGKAPGAEGHNMDHLCLRIEPFESETLQQHFRSKGVTAGPVESRYGAEGKGPSIYIQDPEGNTIEIKGPPTLLT from the coding sequence ATGTTCCGAATTGCGCAGATAGACCATGTGGTACTCAGAGTGAAAAACCTGCAGCTGATGCTGGATTTTTATCAGCAGGTATTAGGCTGTACTCTGGAGCGACAGGAAACCGACTTAGGTTTATATCAGCTAAGAGCAGGCAACAGCCTGATTGACTTAGTGCCGGTCGAACAGCCACTGGGGCAACAAGGTGGAAAAGCGCCAGGTGCAGAAGGCCACAATATGGACCATTTGTGTTTACGTATCGAGCCTTTTGAATCAGAAACTCTGCAGCAGCATTTTAGAAGTAAAGGCGTCACAGCAGGGCCAGTGGAATCACGTTATGGTGCCGAAGGTAAGGGTCCGTCGATTTATATTCAGGACCCTGAAGGCAATACAATCGAAATTAAAGGTCCGCCCACCCTTCTTACTTAA
- the recG gene encoding ATP-dependent DNA helicase RecG, which produces MTVTALDSLSVSQLKGVGAKVSELLHKLGIQSVQDLLFHLPLRYEDRTRLYPIADLWPQQSATVQGEVISSEITFGKRRSWLVSIRDGSGHLTLRFFHFNAAQKNAVTPGVTLRVFGEVKRGMRGFEMMHPEYKVLKDEQAQDVAETLTPVYPSTEGLKQNSWRNLTDAALQVLQRSSPTEYLAPVLGQNSWSLSDALFYLHRPPPDASLQLLEQGQHPAQQRLIFEELVAQQLSMLQLRQQCRVQQGRSFVVDETQNQEFLAALPFAPTGAQQRVINEIRHDLAQTEPMLRLVQGDVGSGKTLVAALSALTVLSRGAQVALMAPTELLAEQHANTFKAWLEPLGYQIAWLAGKASAKQKQLQLSAIQSGDAKMVIGTHALFQQQVQFQQLALVIIDEQHRFGVHQRLELREKGADTGFYPHQLVMTATPIPRTLAMTAYADLDTSVIDELPPGRTPVTTVVLPDSRRAEVTERVRQVVQNQGRQAYWVCTLIEESEQLQCQAAEMTAVELTAALPDLRIGLVHGRLKAAEKQQVMADFKAGELDLLVATTVIEVGVDVPNASLMIIENPERLGLAQLHQLRGRVGRGSAVSHCVLLYHAPLSPTAQARLSVLRESNDGFVIAQRDLEIRGPGELLGTKQTGQVSYRIADLSRDAQLIPAAQQAAALLWQQYQPNCAPLIRRWLGFKEIYAQA; this is translated from the coding sequence TTGACAGTAACAGCACTGGATAGCCTATCCGTCAGCCAGCTAAAAGGTGTTGGCGCCAAAGTCAGTGAACTGCTGCATAAGCTGGGTATTCAGAGTGTGCAGGATTTGCTGTTCCACTTGCCTTTACGTTACGAAGACCGCACCCGCCTCTACCCCATCGCCGATTTATGGCCGCAGCAAAGCGCCACAGTACAAGGCGAAGTGATCAGTAGTGAAATTACCTTTGGTAAAAGACGTAGCTGGCTGGTGTCCATTCGTGATGGTTCAGGTCATTTAACCCTGCGCTTTTTCCATTTTAATGCAGCACAAAAAAATGCCGTCACTCCAGGCGTCACCTTAAGAGTGTTTGGTGAAGTCAAACGGGGCATGCGCGGTTTTGAAATGATGCACCCCGAATACAAAGTATTAAAAGACGAGCAGGCTCAGGATGTGGCAGAAACCCTGACTCCTGTGTACCCAAGCACCGAAGGTTTAAAACAAAACAGCTGGCGCAATTTAACAGACGCTGCTTTGCAGGTATTACAACGCAGCAGCCCAACTGAATACTTAGCGCCAGTGTTGGGCCAGAACAGCTGGTCTTTGTCCGATGCGTTATTTTATCTGCACAGGCCACCACCAGATGCATCCTTGCAACTACTGGAACAAGGCCAACATCCGGCGCAGCAGCGACTGATTTTTGAAGAATTAGTCGCTCAGCAGCTGTCGATGCTGCAATTACGCCAACAATGCCGCGTGCAACAAGGCCGCAGTTTTGTAGTGGATGAAACCCAGAACCAAGAGTTTTTAGCCGCTTTGCCTTTTGCACCGACTGGTGCCCAACAGCGGGTTATTAACGAAATCCGTCATGATTTAGCCCAAACCGAACCTATGTTACGTTTAGTCCAGGGCGACGTCGGCTCTGGTAAAACGCTGGTTGCGGCTTTATCGGCTTTAACTGTGTTGAGCCGTGGAGCTCAGGTTGCGCTGATGGCGCCCACAGAGCTGTTGGCAGAACAGCATGCCAATACCTTTAAAGCCTGGCTGGAACCTTTGGGTTATCAAATTGCTTGGCTGGCAGGTAAAGCCTCAGCCAAACAAAAACAACTGCAACTCTCTGCCATTCAGAGTGGCGACGCGAAAATGGTGATCGGCACTCATGCCTTGTTTCAGCAGCAGGTGCAGTTTCAGCAACTGGCCTTAGTCATTATCGATGAGCAGCACAGATTTGGTGTACACCAGCGGCTGGAACTGCGGGAAAAAGGCGCTGATACTGGTTTTTACCCTCATCAACTAGTAATGACAGCCACACCTATACCCCGCACTTTAGCCATGACAGCTTATGCTGACTTAGATACCTCTGTAATAGATGAACTGCCACCGGGTCGCACTCCTGTCACTACTGTGGTATTGCCAGACAGCCGCCGTGCTGAAGTCACAGAGAGGGTGCGTCAGGTGGTGCAGAATCAGGGCAGGCAAGCCTATTGGGTATGTACTTTGATCGAAGAGTCAGAACAGCTGCAATGTCAGGCGGCAGAAATGACAGCAGTTGAACTGACTGCAGCTTTACCGGATTTACGCATAGGTTTAGTGCATGGCCGGTTAAAAGCCGCTGAAAAACAACAAGTGATGGCCGATTTTAAAGCCGGTGAACTGGATTTACTGGTGGCCACTACTGTGATTGAAGTGGGTGTAGATGTGCCAAACGCCAGTTTAATGATTATCGAAAACCCGGAGCGTTTAGGTTTAGCTCAATTGCACCAGTTACGAGGCCGGGTCGGTCGTGGCAGTGCAGTCTCGCATTGTGTTTTGCTTTATCACGCGCCTTTATCGCCCACAGCTCAGGCCCGCTTGTCAGTGCTTAGAGAAAGTAATGATGGTTTTGTCATAGCGCAACGCGATTTAGAAATTAGAGGTCCAGGTGAGCTACTCGGCACCAAACAAACAGGCCAGGTCAGTTACCGCATCGCCGATTTGAGCAGGGATGCACAGCTCATTCCAGCAGCTCAACAGGCCGCTGCATTGCTATGGCAGCAGTATCAACCAAATTGTGCTCCGCTAATCCGCCGTTGGCTGGGTTTTAAAGAAATTTATGCCCAAGCCTGA
- a CDS encoding substrate-binding periplasmic protein — MNKILCCLLLLVFPRLAAATEIPVLTWCLDHFSRFHAYETGKAPYGPSVDLMQELAKRATFQLQFSPKTPSARCFRQMQTGEADLMTNLNFTEERADYMFLLPYNERIPESLYLQAGDQRHIRNFNQLPSLTLATVRNYAYHPSLMQLIKTSKRHVEIDSIETGFEMLQRGRVDALVAPTQSSLDVIASHADMHFQFQRAPVDFSVVEKRFINIGLSKKSRHLALKDRIEQAIASMVQDGTVKKLYAFDPLKHGPTYLAGSQPEQQK, encoded by the coding sequence GTGAATAAAATCCTATGTTGTCTATTGCTGTTAGTTTTTCCTCGTCTGGCAGCCGCAACAGAGATACCAGTCCTCACCTGGTGTCTGGATCATTTTTCACGCTTTCATGCCTATGAAACAGGCAAAGCTCCGTATGGGCCTTCTGTTGATTTAATGCAAGAGTTGGCCAAACGCGCAACGTTTCAACTGCAATTCAGTCCTAAAACCCCTTCAGCCCGCTGCTTCCGCCAAATGCAGACGGGCGAAGCGGATTTAATGACTAATCTGAATTTTACTGAGGAAAGGGCAGACTATATGTTTCTGCTGCCCTACAACGAACGCATTCCTGAGTCTTTATATTTACAAGCTGGTGACCAGCGCCACATCCGTAACTTCAACCAACTGCCCTCTTTAACTCTGGCGACTGTACGTAATTACGCCTATCACCCCAGCCTGATGCAACTGATTAAAACCTCTAAGCGCCATGTTGAAATTGACAGTATAGAAACTGGCTTTGAAATGTTACAACGTGGCAGAGTGGATGCATTGGTGGCCCCCACGCAAAGCTCGCTGGATGTGATTGCAAGCCACGCAGATATGCATTTTCAGTTTCAAAGAGCGCCTGTCGATTTTTCAGTGGTCGAAAAGCGTTTTATCAATATTGGTTTGTCGAAAAAGAGTCGGCACCTGGCACTAAAAGACCGCATCGAACAAGCCATAGCATCTATGGTGCAAGACGGCACAGTAAAAAAACTCTACGCTTTTGATCCACTCAAACATGGGCCTACCTACCTCGCTGGTTCACAACCTGAACAGCAAAAGTAG
- a CDS encoding RidA family protein, translated as MSKVIISTDKAPAAIGTYSQAVKIGTTVYLSGQIPLVPETMQMVSENFAEQTQQVFENLTAVCQAAGGSLNDMVKVNIFLTDLSNFATVNEIMSKHFSAPYPARAAVQVSALPRGAQVEIDGVMEVPSTN; from the coding sequence ATGTCAAAAGTGATCATCAGTACAGATAAAGCCCCTGCCGCTATAGGTACTTACAGTCAGGCCGTTAAAATTGGCACTACTGTGTATTTATCTGGCCAGATCCCTTTAGTACCAGAAACGATGCAGATGGTGTCTGAAAATTTCGCTGAACAAACCCAGCAGGTATTTGAAAACCTGACTGCCGTTTGCCAAGCCGCCGGTGGCAGCTTAAATGATATGGTCAAAGTAAATATCTTCCTGACTGATCTATCCAACTTCGCTACAGTTAATGAAATTATGAGTAAACATTTCAGCGCCCCTTATCCGGCGCGTGCCGCAGTGCAGGTCAGTGCTTTACCCCGTGGTGCTCAGGTGGAAATTGACGGCGTGATGGAAGTGCCGTCTACAAATTAA
- the spoT gene encoding bifunctional GTP diphosphokinase/guanosine-3',5'-bis pyrophosphate 3'-pyrophosphohydrolase, with the protein MYLFEGLKNQISAYLPPEQVVLVQQAYVVARDAHAPQIRSSGEPYITHPVAVTSILAEMRMDYETLMAALLHDVIEDTPVSKEDLTRMFGETVAELVQGVSKLDKVKFKDIKEFEVTNLQKMFMAMTQDIRVILIKLADRTHNMRTIGALKPEKRRRIARETLELYAPIANRLGIHNIKNELENWGFRALYPMRYRALETAVKQARGNRKEIIERIQSEIEQRIKAAGIEAEVAGREKHLYSIYRKMKSKELMFNDVMDIYGFRVIINSIDNCYRVLGVVHNLFKPIESRFKDYIAIPKQNGYQSLHTSLIGPHGIPVEIQMRTREMDEMADKGIAAHWSYKGAGENKNTTAQIRAQRWMQSLLELQQSSGNTYEFVENVKSELYPDELYVFSPKGQIVELPIGANAVDFAYTVHTDIGNRCVGARVDRKPYPLNKPLETGQTVEIITSPGGKPNANWLNHVVTSRAILGIRNYLKKQQLSEAVGLGRRLLTSALGDVKLENIPPERIEQVLQSTTQKSLDELLVEIGLGNQLPIAVARRLMGGFDSGEEALPAENPANQKTKAFIIGSEGMLLTFAKCCRPIPGDEIAANATPGKGLNVHRVECRNIRGWEKEPGKYFPVKWDKTGDKQFLCDIRVFIVNQPGVLAKLTTVIASQDSNIQDLSTDDRDTGEYVIKITLSVRDRINLANVMRKIRVLPEVLKVYRRK; encoded by the coding sequence ATGTATCTGTTTGAAGGCCTGAAAAATCAAATCAGTGCTTACCTGCCACCTGAGCAGGTCGTTCTGGTGCAACAGGCTTATGTTGTCGCCCGCGACGCGCACGCGCCACAAATTCGCTCCAGCGGCGAACCTTATATTACTCATCCTGTTGCAGTCACCAGTATCCTCGCTGAAATGCGGATGGATTACGAAACCTTAATGGCCGCGTTACTGCATGATGTGATTGAAGATACACCGGTCAGCAAAGAAGACTTAACCCGAATGTTTGGCGAAACAGTAGCCGAACTGGTGCAGGGTGTCAGTAAACTCGACAAAGTAAAATTCAAAGATATCAAAGAGTTCGAAGTTACTAACCTGCAAAAAATGTTTATGGCAATGACGCAGGATATCCGCGTTATTCTGATTAAACTGGCCGACCGCACTCATAACATGCGCACTATAGGTGCACTCAAACCAGAAAAACGCCGTCGTATTGCCCGTGAAACTTTAGAACTCTATGCTCCTATCGCCAACAGGTTGGGTATTCACAACATTAAAAACGAGCTGGAAAACTGGGGCTTCCGCGCTTTATACCCAATGCGGTATCGCGCTTTAGAAACTGCAGTCAAACAGGCTCGTGGTAACCGCAAAGAAATTATTGAACGCATTCAGTCAGAAATAGAACAGCGTATTAAAGCCGCTGGTATTGAAGCTGAAGTAGCTGGTCGTGAAAAACATCTGTATAGCATCTATCGTAAGATGAAAAGCAAAGAGCTGATGTTTAACGATGTGATGGATATTTATGGCTTCAGAGTCATTATCAATAGCATAGACAACTGCTACCGCGTACTGGGTGTAGTGCATAACCTGTTTAAGCCAATAGAAAGCCGCTTTAAAGACTATATCGCCATTCCAAAACAAAACGGTTACCAGTCTTTGCACACCTCCCTGATTGGTCCACACGGTATTCCGGTGGAAATTCAGATGCGTACCCGCGAAATGGATGAAATGGCCGATAAAGGTATTGCCGCTCACTGGTCATACAAAGGCGCAGGCGAAAACAAAAATACCACTGCGCAAATTCGTGCCCAGCGCTGGATGCAAAGTTTACTTGAGCTGCAACAAAGCTCCGGCAACACTTACGAATTTGTTGAAAACGTTAAATCCGAGCTGTATCCGGACGAGCTGTATGTATTCAGCCCTAAAGGTCAGATTGTTGAATTACCTATAGGTGCCAATGCGGTCGATTTTGCCTACACAGTGCATACCGACATAGGCAACAGATGCGTAGGCGCACGGGTGGATCGTAAACCTTACCCACTGAACAAACCTTTAGAAACAGGCCAGACGGTAGAAATTATTACCAGCCCTGGTGGAAAACCTAATGCCAACTGGCTGAACCATGTCGTCACCAGCCGCGCTATTTTAGGTATTCGTAATTATCTGAAAAAACAGCAACTCAGCGAGGCTGTTGGCTTAGGTCGCCGTTTGCTAACTTCAGCTTTAGGTGATGTAAAGCTGGAGAATATTCCGCCAGAACGTATTGAGCAGGTACTGCAAAGCACCACGCAAAAATCGCTGGATGAACTGCTGGTTGAAATTGGTTTAGGTAATCAACTGCCTATCGCTGTGGCCCGTCGTTTAATGGGTGGTTTTGATTCTGGCGAAGAAGCTTTGCCAGCTGAAAATCCGGCGAATCAAAAAACCAAAGCTTTTATTATTGGCTCTGAAGGTATGTTACTGACCTTCGCCAAGTGTTGCCGTCCTATTCCGGGTGATGAAATTGCCGCTAACGCCACGCCAGGCAAAGGCCTGAACGTGCATCGTGTTGAATGCCGCAATATTCGTGGCTGGGAAAAAGAGCCGGGTAAATACTTCCCGGTGAAGTGGGATAAAACAGGCGACAAACAGTTTTTATGTGATATCCGGGTCTTTATTGTCAACCAACCCGGCGTGTTGGCTAAACTAACAACAGTGATAGCCTCACAGGATTCCAATATTCAGGACTTGTCGACCGACGACAGAGACACTGGCGAATATGTGATTAAAATCACTTTGTCTGTGCGTGACCGTATTAATTTAGCCAACGTCATGCGCAAAATCCGTGTCTTGCCTGAAGTACTTAAAGTTTACAGAAGGAAATAG
- the rpoZ gene encoding DNA-directed RNA polymerase subunit omega, which produces MARVTVEDAVNKIGNRFDLILVASRRARQLAVEGKEPMVDPENDKSTVVALREIEKGFITNNILDQQERREQLQQEASEMAAVAAIIGSDE; this is translated from the coding sequence ATGGCTCGCGTAACAGTTGAAGATGCAGTAAATAAAATTGGTAACCGCTTTGATTTAATTCTGGTGGCCTCACGTCGTGCCCGTCAGTTAGCTGTTGAAGGCAAAGAGCCAATGGTTGATCCGGAAAACGATAAGTCTACCGTGGTTGCCTTACGTGAAATCGAAAAAGGTTTTATCACCAACAACATTCTGGACCAGCAGGAACGTCGTGAACAGTTACAGCAAGAAGCGTCAGAAATGGCAGCAGTGGCTGCAATTATCGGTTCTGACGAATAA
- the gmk gene encoding guanylate kinase has product MQDLLGNLFIISAPSGAGKSTLINALLQQHADMQLSVSHTTRSPRPGETNGVQYHFTDVPSFKQLIAEDQFIEWAEVFGNYYGTSKAALADKLAQGIDVFLDIDWQGARQIKQQLPFVTSIFILPPSVDALEQRLNQRGQDSAEVIAGRMAKARDEISHADEYDYWVVNDDLQLALQQFSGIIQTQRLKQQKQAIRQQKLISGLLANETK; this is encoded by the coding sequence ATGCAGGACTTATTAGGTAACTTATTTATTATTTCAGCGCCAAGCGGGGCGGGAAAATCCACGCTGATTAACGCGCTGTTACAGCAACATGCCGATATGCAGCTGAGTGTGTCTCACACTACCCGTTCGCCGCGTCCGGGCGAAACCAATGGTGTACAGTACCATTTCACTGATGTGCCAAGCTTTAAACAACTGATTGCAGAAGACCAGTTTATTGAATGGGCTGAAGTCTTTGGCAATTATTACGGCACATCTAAAGCTGCTTTGGCTGATAAGCTGGCGCAGGGTATAGATGTGTTTTTAGATATCGACTGGCAAGGCGCCCGTCAGATTAAACAGCAACTGCCTTTTGTCACCAGCATTTTTATTCTGCCGCCCAGTGTTGACGCTTTAGAGCAACGGCTGAATCAACGTGGTCAGGATAGTGCCGAAGTCATTGCTGGCCGCATGGCCAAAGCCCGGGATGAGATCAGTCATGCCGATGAATACGATTATTGGGTGGTGAATGATGATCTGCAGCTGGCGCTGCAGCAGTTTTCCGGCATTATCCAGACTCAACGCTTAAAACAACAGAAGCAGGCGATACGGCAACAGAAGTTAATTTCTGGCCTGTTGGCGAACGAAACGAAATAG
- a CDS encoding PaaI family thioesterase, protein MNALTKANLQLWWFGFRYIPLIGFCKPKILELTDERTVIRMPHHRHTKNHLGSIYFGALAIGADLAGAFLVFYKARQKKLNIHFAFKDVQGEFLKRPEAAVHFTSDDGALIDQIIQQSLDTGERINQPVTINVTCPSLHGDELMAKFTLTLSVKAKKKS, encoded by the coding sequence ATGAACGCCTTAACAAAAGCCAACTTACAACTCTGGTGGTTTGGATTTCGTTATATTCCGCTGATAGGTTTTTGCAAACCAAAAATTCTGGAATTAACAGACGAACGCACTGTGATCCGGATGCCACACCACCGTCATACCAAAAACCATCTGGGCAGTATTTATTTTGGTGCTCTGGCCATAGGCGCAGATTTAGCCGGTGCTTTTTTAGTGTTTTACAAGGCGCGGCAGAAAAAGCTGAATATCCATTTTGCCTTTAAAGACGTACAAGGCGAGTTTTTAAAACGCCCGGAAGCAGCAGTGCATTTCACCAGTGACGATGGAGCTTTAATCGATCAGATCATCCAGCAATCACTGGATACAGGGGAGCGGATTAATCAACCCGTCACTATTAATGTCACCTGCCCTTCCTTGCATGGCGACGAGTTAATGGCGAAATTCACTTTAACTTTGTCGGTGAAAGCGAAAAAGAAATCCTGA
- a CDS encoding efflux RND transporter periplasmic adaptor subunit, translating to MKLVKLVMISGLWLSCAVVAQQGPAVPVKTALVQQQSVPVWIRAIGQVKAQQSVEIRPQVDGILQRILVEEGQLVKAGDLLAVIDDRSIKAAYEQAKAQLAVVQAQLDVAKLDLKRYQNLRKDQAVSAQMADQQQATVQQLEAQLRSVQATINAQQVELSYTQILSPISGQVGIRNVDAGNYVRTSDASSLFSVVQLDPISIEIALPQSRLPELQQLTQQIRQNQTVPVLAYLKEGAEPLAQGQLKVVDNRVAAATGTIRVKADFANPDMALWPSQSVVIALQSKVLEQALTIPAKALQQGPEGAFVWFNEQGKAATAAVEVVLQDKNQVVVTGIKTGQQVIVDGQSRLRKGAELKILTEAPQTAAVEQ from the coding sequence ATGAAATTGGTAAAGCTAGTGATGATATCCGGCCTTTGGCTGAGCTGTGCTGTGGTGGCGCAACAAGGCCCGGCTGTGCCGGTCAAAACGGCTTTAGTGCAACAGCAGAGCGTGCCTGTCTGGATCCGGGCCATAGGACAAGTCAAAGCGCAGCAAAGTGTTGAAATTCGCCCTCAGGTGGACGGCATATTGCAGCGTATTCTGGTGGAAGAAGGCCAGTTGGTGAAAGCAGGTGACTTGTTGGCGGTGATTGATGATCGCAGTATTAAAGCCGCTTATGAACAAGCCAAAGCTCAGTTAGCTGTAGTGCAAGCTCAGCTGGATGTGGCGAAGCTTGATTTAAAACGTTATCAGAATTTACGTAAAGATCAGGCGGTGTCGGCGCAGATGGCCGACCAGCAACAAGCCACAGTGCAGCAATTGGAAGCACAACTGCGCAGCGTGCAGGCGACTATCAATGCACAGCAGGTGGAGTTGTCTTATACCCAAATTCTGTCGCCTATTTCAGGTCAGGTCGGTATACGTAATGTGGATGCCGGCAACTATGTCAGAACCAGTGATGCCAGTAGTTTATTTTCTGTAGTGCAGCTGGACCCTATTAGTATTGAAATTGCCTTGCCACAGTCGCGTTTGCCTGAACTGCAACAACTGACCCAACAAATCCGCCAAAACCAAACTGTGCCAGTCTTAGCTTATTTAAAGGAAGGTGCAGAGCCTTTAGCTCAGGGCCAGCTCAAAGTGGTAGACAACAGAGTGGCCGCTGCGACTGGCACTATCAGGGTGAAAGCCGATTTTGCCAACCCGGATATGGCTTTATGGCCAAGTCAGTCCGTGGTTATTGCCTTGCAAAGCAAGGTGCTGGAACAGGCTTTAACTATTCCGGCCAAAGCATTACAACAAGGGCCTGAAGGGGCTTTTGTCTGGTTTAACGAACAAGGTAAAGCCGCCACTGCTGCTGTTGAAGTGGTATTGCAGGACAAAAACCAGGTGGTAGTCACAGGCATAAAAACAGGTCAGCAAGTGATAGTGGATGGTCAAAGCAGGCTACGCAAAGGTGCTGAGTTGAAAATATTAACTGAAGCCCCGCAAACTGCTGCTGTGGAGCAATAA